One segment of Candidatus Hinthialibacter antarcticus DNA contains the following:
- a CDS encoding tetratricopeptide repeat protein translates to MKMNSETKDFFSIHRIFPLAIAPLVLYACVIRGEFVYDDVAITVVENPALTGEASMWEVLSWDRPLREFTYMLDHALWGYNPIGYHLQNIAWHTANVLMAYFLFGMLGVSTSTAFWAALIFCVHPINVEATAWISGRKEQLCLFFELVSCACFVAALQDRQRIHRLAYAASIIALLLALLSKQVAAAAPLLMVGALIAYRRISLETIAWKRLAFAAAPMFVIVIGFVIFDFGLFSRLQQELVVGAYFDPGARDASYTVLSALLTPLATFGRSAWLCLVPLDLTIEHAFPPVQSLFDTRWLLGGAVLAAAVAGCAFTYKRRPEISFALFWFMAAWAPVSGALPISYLIADRYLYIPCVGFSLLIAFGLVRLLGKYQRGPLIGLSMVVLLFSAQTINRSLDWRNEISLWKSAVDSRPQHAPAWAALGSAYHRIGIEDKAFETWNHALSLDANQPQVWLNMGRAESQRGDADAAERNYRKALEAAPNYGTAYYNLAALIEKRGDNKQALEYFRLAAKYLTGKRNAERRQGLAHYNISRLLLRLGEPDAAYTHLVRAEVLAPLYAPIYNLKGMLFGRNPVEARSAFQQAIELDPLYGEAYYNLGVLEWKQGNQHQAQAHWKRAVNANPNLQPAIDEVRQDSPKNRE, encoded by the coding sequence ATGAAAATGAATAGCGAGACCAAAGACTTTTTTTCTATACACCGAATTTTTCCATTGGCGATTGCGCCGTTGGTTTTATACGCCTGTGTGATTCGCGGCGAGTTTGTCTATGACGACGTGGCGATTACCGTCGTCGAAAATCCCGCGCTGACCGGCGAGGCCTCGATGTGGGAGGTCTTATCGTGGGACCGCCCGCTGCGCGAATTTACCTACATGCTCGATCACGCCTTGTGGGGCTATAACCCCATCGGTTACCACCTGCAAAACATCGCCTGGCACACCGCCAATGTGTTGATGGCGTATTTTTTATTTGGGATGCTGGGCGTTTCAACATCGACGGCGTTTTGGGCGGCGCTGATTTTTTGCGTGCACCCGATCAACGTTGAAGCGACCGCGTGGATCTCCGGCCGCAAGGAACAACTGTGCCTGTTTTTTGAATTGGTTTCGTGCGCGTGCTTCGTTGCTGCGCTGCAAGACCGCCAGCGGATTCACCGCCTCGCATACGCCGCGTCGATCATTGCGTTGTTGTTGGCGTTGCTGTCAAAACAAGTCGCCGCCGCCGCGCCCCTGCTGATGGTGGGCGCGCTGATCGCCTATCGTCGCATCAGTCTGGAAACAATCGCCTGGAAGCGGTTGGCGTTCGCCGCCGCGCCAATGTTTGTGATTGTGATTGGTTTTGTGATATTCGACTTCGGGTTGTTCTCACGATTGCAACAGGAACTGGTCGTCGGCGCCTATTTTGACCCCGGTGCGCGTGATGCGTCGTATACGGTTTTGTCAGCGCTGCTTACGCCGCTGGCGACGTTTGGGCGTTCGGCGTGGCTGTGTTTGGTTCCGCTCGATCTGACCATCGAACACGCTTTCCCGCCAGTGCAATCGCTGTTCGATACCCGCTGGCTGCTGGGTGGAGCGGTGTTGGCGGCGGCTGTCGCTGGATGCGCGTTCACCTATAAACGCAGGCCGGAGATTTCGTTCGCGCTGTTTTGGTTTATGGCCGCCTGGGCGCCGGTTTCGGGTGCGTTGCCGATTTCATACTTGATCGCAGACCGTTATTTATATATTCCCTGTGTTGGGTTTTCATTACTGATCGCGTTTGGTTTGGTTCGGCTGTTGGGAAAATACCAGCGGGGGCCGCTGATTGGGTTGAGCATGGTGGTTTTATTATTCTCTGCGCAGACCATCAATCGCAGCCTCGATTGGCGCAATGAAATATCGCTTTGGAAGTCCGCCGTTGATTCACGCCCCCAACATGCGCCTGCCTGGGCGGCGCTGGGGTCGGCCTATCATCGCATCGGGATCGAGGACAAAGCGTTTGAAACCTGGAACCACGCCTTGAGTCTAGACGCCAACCAGCCGCAGGTATGGCTCAACATGGGGCGCGCCGAAAGCCAGCGCGGCGACGCCGACGCGGCGGAACGCAACTACCGAAAGGCCCTCGAAGCGGCGCCCAATTATGGAACGGCGTATTACAACCTCGCCGCATTAATCGAGAAACGCGGCGATAACAAGCAAGCGCTCGAGTATTTTCGCCTCGCCGCCAAATATCTCACCGGAAAACGCAACGCCGAGCGCCGCCAAGGGCTGGCGCACTATAACATCTCACGGTTGCTGTTGCGCCTGGGTGAACCCGACGCCGCATACACTCATTTGGTGCGGGCGGAAGTTTTGGCCCCGCTCTATGCGCCGATCTACAATTTGAAGGGCATGTTGTTTGGCCGCAACCCCGTCGAGGCCCGAAGCGCCTTCCAGCAGGCGATTGAACTCGACCCGCTCTACGGAGAAGCCTACTACAACCTGGGCGTCCTTGAGTGGAAGCAGGGAAACCAGCATCAAGCACAGGCCCACTGGAAGCGCGCCGTCAACGCCAACCCCAATTTGCAGCCCGCCATTGATGAAGTGAGACAAGATTCCCCAAAAAATCGGGAATAA
- the floA gene encoding flotillin-like protein FloA (flotillin-like protein involved in membrane lipid rafts) yields the protein MDPALFSVMSLGLVFVFLALFLYFIPIRLWVAALTSGVHVSLLTLVGMRLRRVPPSNIVNPLINATKAGLVLNTNQLEAHYLAGGNVYRVVQALISADKANIPLTFERAAAIDLAGRDVFEAVQMSVRPKVIDAPDPKAGYDKVAAVAMDGIQLLAKARVTVKANLDRLVGGATEETIVARVGEGIVTTIGSSTSHKQVLENPDMISKSILDKGLDSGTGFEILSIDIADIDVGENIGAKLQIDQANADKQIAQAKAEERKAMALAQEQEMRARVEEMRARVVEAEAQVPLAIAEAFRSGNLGVMDYYNIKNVMADTQMRESISDTGKPSTSE from the coding sequence ATGGACCCAGCGTTATTTTCTGTTATGTCTCTTGGACTCGTATTTGTATTCCTCGCGCTATTTTTATACTTCATCCCGATCCGGTTGTGGGTTGCGGCCCTGACCTCAGGGGTTCACGTATCATTGCTGACGCTTGTCGGGATGCGCTTACGTCGCGTTCCACCCAGCAATATCGTAAACCCGTTGATTAACGCGACCAAAGCGGGCTTGGTGTTAAACACCAACCAACTCGAGGCCCACTATCTCGCCGGCGGAAACGTCTATCGCGTGGTGCAAGCGTTGATTTCGGCTGACAAAGCGAACATCCCTCTCACATTTGAACGCGCCGCCGCAATCGACCTGGCGGGCCGCGATGTATTTGAAGCCGTTCAGATGTCGGTGCGTCCGAAAGTGATTGACGCGCCAGACCCAAAAGCAGGCTATGACAAAGTGGCGGCGGTCGCGATGGACGGCATCCAGTTGCTGGCCAAGGCGCGGGTCACCGTGAAAGCCAACCTCGACCGCCTGGTTGGAGGCGCCACCGAAGAAACCATCGTCGCGCGCGTCGGCGAAGGCATCGTCACCACCATCGGTTCGTCAACGTCACACAAGCAAGTTCTTGAAAACCCCGACATGATCTCCAAGAGCATTCTCGACAAGGGGCTGGATTCAGGCACCGGGTTTGAGATTCTCTCCATTGATATCGCCGACATCGACGTAGGCGAAAACATTGGCGCGAAATTGCAGATCGACCAAGCCAACGCCGATAAGCAGATCGCCCAGGCCAAGGCCGAAGAACGCAAAGCGATGGCGTTGGCGCAAGAACAAGAGATGCGCGCCCGCGTCGAAGAGATGCGCGCCCGCGTGGTCGAAGCCGAAGCGCAAGTTCCGCTGGCGATTGCCGAAGCGTTCCGCAGCGGCAACTTGGGCGTGATGGATTATTACAACATCAAAAACGTCATGGCGGATACGCAAATGCGCGAATCCATCTCTGACACAGGAAAACCGTCGACTTCAGAATAA
- a CDS encoding MG2 domain-containing protein encodes MNRYFVGIFVPLFLFVFSMMASAQVIAEYPITQKTVQSGELILSPVIDFGLAPGGAIRTVAGDAFREGYQLTLKPGEGLLIVARDAVAIQSAGGPAVSVEYDVVSGDANVAVVAFNSVEGIPDGQIGLTQRMSHGEATPGTPERLVCLFAPPSGSMQPAVQVVNLTDVEARVALYSLAVRIIEGIEEKSEVFQSWAFSELDENIRLNINNDQGEPVYDAEGDRWMLRTEANQAANMAVPVGSIETVEEETLFYAKIDANRDPDADGTFASLFYGENWASGVFIKNENLKTFNGVTYFGGGGNFLPPAESLDLVLQNGAGANGGVVNVDNVEVRRLTMNSADYTPIVSVAAPKTLAAILAAPKEMFRLNQASFSINTLDASTRNAVSVPYKVMLTKDGESLLLGSGETSASGFDAKTFTVPASANGEWQIVVEAFGRTLAQGPAQIEDGALLLIETDKPIYQPGQKIQGRILLLDNTLRPLAGEVELNIADAKGIRIYKMTEQASDYGVVPFELPLASEVNMGTWKLTAESGDAKTELDLEIDRYVLPSFEIDVQVEKEWFLVDEAITGTIESNYFFGQPVKGEVKIEAYRYVSTWEQYAEVSGRLEDGRYEFELPPVTYAAGTASEEGDATLQLKLSVVDDGGKEELTDKLLRIVDAGVSLKLVNDSPVIKPGLQQDVLILSQTPNGAPLSTDVSIDLVFVDENGSTVGQIEDRAATDNGLLTYTYSVPADAAVGTFSVSASLDGKSTSAYEVLNAAYSPGAHFIHVRQRQPGMFTVGDVATFDVFSTNPGTVFYEVYSNGRTVFSQTSNDGVIEFSVQPQMSGSARLMVYMIQPNNEISADVLPFEVEAVASDLLRADFSAEEVRPGEAVTLQISTRQNAMVGVSIVDEAVYSLVEGRLNLQNIFAQLEEIFMQPQVEVHDDQGFGRGFPPPALKGAQDLLADNNLQIVASEELTVPQGRTLDPWLLFNNDLIRRGVPFEFFPFPEAVDDLAGGGAEKQYQEPDRVRTYFPETWLWEPEFLTSGDGGMATLELTAPDSITNWKLKATSTSGNGLGVAEAEIRVFQDFFVEPDLPVAVIRGDRFPMRVRVFNYIDVPQTVLITLENGDELGLVGDATREVFVPENGVVGVEFTLQPDKVGLLPVSLTAKTADRADAIRKNLRVEPEGMKRQIVQNGIIKDATSIALSFVPGPIFLERDDGLTPMPIEIVADSEKLRIAVTGSLLGQSLSGLGDLLNMPYGCGEQNMIFLAPDVEVLRYLDATGQSNPELRAQAEFFITTGYQRQLTFQHSDGSFSAFGESDESGSLWLTAFVLSTFSNAREVYPIDDNVIARAAQWIIDHQAEDGSWEPVGLVIHQEMDGGLEGNLGLSAYVLNALLEYGGADSTAVEQGLDFVASNISQVKNAYIMSLIAYSLSQAGHAAADSALDQLLSMAKSDKDGLYWEPHSIEATGYAIMALLQQQRPESQAALEWLSAQRNNLGGYGGTQDTVVAFKALTSAAIQQSRNLDTEIDVIVEGDVAHTFTVNENNFDIMQFVDIAPTQVVTLEQRGEGSVLYQGAYSYNVPGSETLMDAPPITLSVNYNAEHIEVDDVVDVFVSVMYAGGEEAGMSIVDVSVPTGFGVVGESIEKLRAMENIKRVEVAGRKVIVYLDNLASGEPFDFSFQVLAKFPVKADQGVSQAYLYYDRDVIAESQGRELVIE; translated from the coding sequence ATGAACCGCTATTTCGTCGGGATATTCGTCCCATTATTTCTTTTCGTATTCAGCATGATGGCTTCAGCGCAAGTCATTGCTGAATATCCGATCACTCAGAAGACCGTGCAAAGCGGCGAATTGATTCTCTCGCCAGTCATCGACTTCGGCCTCGCCCCCGGCGGCGCCATTCGTACCGTGGCGGGTGACGCGTTCCGTGAAGGCTACCAACTTACGCTAAAACCCGGCGAAGGCCTGCTGATTGTGGCGCGGGACGCGGTCGCGATTCAAAGCGCTGGCGGACCTGCGGTCTCGGTTGAATATGACGTAGTCAGCGGCGACGCCAATGTTGCAGTGGTCGCGTTTAATTCGGTTGAGGGAATCCCCGACGGACAAATCGGCTTGACCCAGCGCATGAGCCACGGCGAAGCCACGCCTGGAACGCCCGAACGCCTAGTGTGCCTGTTCGCGCCGCCGTCAGGTTCGATGCAGCCCGCCGTCCAAGTTGTCAACCTGACGGACGTGGAGGCGCGGGTGGCGTTGTATTCACTGGCGGTTCGCATCATTGAAGGCATCGAAGAAAAATCGGAAGTGTTTCAATCGTGGGCGTTCTCCGAATTGGATGAGAACATCCGTCTTAACATAAACAACGATCAGGGCGAGCCGGTTTATGATGCAGAAGGTGACCGCTGGATGCTTCGGACTGAAGCGAACCAGGCAGCGAACATGGCGGTTCCTGTCGGTTCGATTGAGACTGTTGAAGAGGAAACTCTTTTCTACGCCAAGATTGACGCCAACCGCGATCCAGATGCCGACGGGACATTTGCCTCGCTCTTTTATGGTGAAAATTGGGCGTCGGGCGTGTTTATCAAAAACGAGAACCTGAAGACGTTCAATGGCGTGACTTATTTTGGAGGCGGTGGAAATTTCTTGCCTCCGGCTGAGTCGCTTGACCTGGTTTTGCAAAACGGCGCAGGCGCCAATGGCGGCGTAGTCAACGTTGATAACGTCGAGGTGCGTAGGTTGACGATGAACAGCGCTGACTATACGCCGATTGTTTCTGTCGCGGCGCCGAAGACCCTTGCGGCGATTTTGGCTGCGCCCAAAGAAATGTTCCGGCTAAACCAAGCGTCATTTTCCATCAACACGCTTGACGCTTCAACGCGCAATGCGGTCAGTGTTCCTTATAAAGTGATGTTAACCAAAGACGGCGAATCGCTCTTACTGGGATCGGGTGAAACCAGCGCATCAGGATTTGACGCGAAGACGTTTACCGTGCCTGCCTCCGCAAACGGCGAATGGCAGATTGTAGTCGAAGCCTTCGGGCGCACCCTCGCCCAAGGCCCGGCGCAGATTGAAGACGGCGCCTTGCTCTTGATCGAAACCGATAAGCCCATCTATCAGCCGGGGCAAAAAATCCAGGGGCGCATTCTTCTTCTCGACAACACCTTGCGCCCGCTGGCTGGCGAGGTCGAACTGAACATCGCCGACGCCAAGGGCATCCGCATTTATAAAATGACCGAACAAGCCAGCGACTACGGCGTGGTCCCGTTTGAACTACCGCTAGCGAGCGAAGTCAACATGGGAACCTGGAAACTCACCGCAGAAAGCGGCGACGCCAAAACCGAACTCGACCTCGAAATTGACCGCTATGTCTTGCCGTCGTTTGAGATTGATGTGCAGGTTGAGAAAGAGTGGTTTCTGGTTGATGAAGCCATCACCGGAACCATTGAAAGCAACTACTTCTTTGGGCAGCCGGTGAAAGGCGAGGTCAAGATCGAAGCCTATCGTTACGTTTCGACCTGGGAACAATACGCCGAAGTCTCAGGCCGCCTCGAAGATGGACGCTATGAGTTTGAACTGCCGCCTGTGACCTATGCCGCCGGGACCGCCAGCGAAGAAGGCGACGCTACTCTGCAACTAAAACTCTCCGTCGTCGACGACGGCGGCAAAGAAGAACTGACCGACAAACTCTTGCGCATCGTTGACGCAGGCGTCTCGCTCAAACTGGTGAATGACTCGCCCGTCATCAAACCCGGCTTGCAGCAGGATGTGCTCATTCTCTCTCAGACGCCCAACGGCGCGCCGCTCTCGACGGACGTTTCGATTGACTTGGTATTTGTGGATGAGAACGGATCGACGGTTGGGCAGATTGAAGATCGCGCCGCGACTGACAACGGCTTGCTCACTTATACATACAGTGTTCCCGCTGACGCGGCGGTGGGTACGTTTTCCGTCAGCGCCAGTTTAGACGGCAAATCGACCAGCGCGTATGAAGTGTTAAACGCGGCCTACTCGCCCGGCGCTCATTTCATTCACGTTCGTCAGCGCCAGCCGGGCATGTTCACGGTTGGAGACGTTGCGACATTTGACGTGTTCTCGACAAACCCGGGGACAGTGTTTTATGAAGTTTATTCCAACGGTCGCACCGTATTTTCACAAACCAGCAATGACGGCGTGATCGAGTTTTCTGTCCAACCGCAAATGAGCGGTAGTGCGCGGCTGATGGTGTATATGATTCAGCCCAACAATGAAATTTCCGCCGACGTGCTGCCGTTTGAAGTCGAAGCCGTCGCGTCGGATTTGTTACGAGCGGATTTCAGCGCGGAAGAAGTGCGCCCCGGCGAAGCGGTGACGCTTCAAATCTCCACGCGGCAAAATGCGATGGTGGGCGTATCCATTGTTGATGAAGCGGTCTATTCGCTGGTCGAAGGCCGCCTGAATTTACAAAACATTTTTGCGCAGTTAGAAGAAATCTTCATGCAACCGCAAGTTGAAGTTCATGACGATCAGGGCTTCGGACGTGGCTTTCCACCTCCTGCGTTGAAGGGCGCGCAAGACTTGCTGGCTGATAACAACCTGCAAATTGTTGCGTCAGAAGAATTGACGGTTCCCCAAGGCCGCACACTCGACCCATGGCTGTTGTTTAACAATGACCTGATTCGCCGAGGCGTTCCCTTCGAGTTTTTCCCGTTCCCCGAAGCGGTTGATGACTTAGCGGGCGGCGGCGCTGAAAAGCAATATCAAGAACCCGACCGCGTTCGTACCTATTTCCCCGAAACCTGGTTGTGGGAACCAGAGTTCCTCACCAGCGGCGACGGCGGCATGGCGACTCTCGAATTGACCGCGCCCGACAGCATCACCAATTGGAAATTGAAAGCGACCTCCACTTCAGGGAATGGACTCGGTGTCGCAGAGGCGGAAATTCGCGTCTTCCAGGATTTCTTCGTCGAGCCTGACCTGCCTGTCGCGGTGATTCGCGGCGACCGCTTCCCGATGCGGGTGCGGGTGTTCAATTATATTGATGTACCGCAGACGGTTTTGATTACGCTGGAGAACGGCGACGAACTGGGGCTTGTCGGCGATGCGACGCGGGAAGTTTTTGTTCCAGAAAACGGCGTAGTCGGCGTCGAGTTTACGCTCCAACCCGACAAGGTCGGTTTGCTGCCGGTGTCGCTGACTGCGAAGACCGCAGACCGCGCCGACGCGATTCGTAAAAACCTGCGGGTCGAACCGGAAGGCATGAAGCGCCAGATTGTACAAAACGGCATCATCAAAGATGCGACCTCAATTGCGTTGTCATTTGTCCCTGGACCAATCTTTTTAGAACGCGACGACGGTTTGACGCCGATGCCGATTGAGATTGTTGCTGATTCAGAAAAACTGCGCATCGCCGTGACTGGCAGCCTGCTCGGCCAGTCGCTGTCCGGCCTGGGCGACTTGCTCAACATGCCCTACGGCTGCGGCGAACAGAACATGATCTTTCTCGCGCCCGACGTTGAAGTGTTGCGCTATCTCGACGCCACCGGACAGTCAAACCCCGAACTGCGCGCGCAAGCGGAGTTCTTTATCACCACTGGCTACCAGCGCCAATTGACTTTTCAGCATTCCGACGGCTCTTTCTCCGCCTTTGGCGAGAGCGACGAGTCGGGCAGTTTATGGCTGACCGCGTTCGTGCTCTCTACCTTTAGCAACGCCCGCGAGGTCTACCCCATCGACGACAATGTGATCGCGCGCGCCGCACAGTGGATCATCGACCATCAGGCCGAAGACGGTTCGTGGGAGCCAGTAGGCCTCGTCATTCACCAGGAAATGGACGGCGGGCTGGAAGGCAACCTGGGGCTGAGCGCTTATGTTTTAAATGCGCTGCTTGAGTACGGCGGCGCCGATTCGACCGCTGTCGAACAGGGACTCGACTTCGTCGCGTCGAATATCAGCCAAGTGAAAAATGCGTACATCATGTCGCTGATCGCTTATTCGCTTTCACAAGCCGGGCACGCCGCCGCTGATAGCGCTCTCGACCAATTGCTCTCGATGGCGAAGTCTGACAAAGACGGCCTCTATTGGGAGCCGCATTCGATCGAAGCCACTGGTTACGCGATCATGGCGTTGTTACAGCAGCAGCGCCCCGAGTCGCAGGCCGCGCTGGAATGGCTCTCAGCGCAGCGCAATAACCTCGGCGGTTACGGCGGTACGCAAGACACCGTGGTCGCGTTTAAGGCGCTCACCTCCGCCGCGATTCAACAAAGCCGCAATCTGGATACTGAAATTGATGTGATTGTGGAAGGCGACGTTGCGCATACATTCACAGTGAATGAAAACAATTTCGACATTATGCAGTTTGTTGATATCGCTCCAACGCAGGTGGTTACGTTGGAGCAGCGCGGCGAAGGTTCGGTGTTGTACCAGGGCGCGTATTCGTACAACGTACCTGGTTCCGAAACGCTAATGGATGCGCCGCCGATTACTCTCAGCGTGAATTACAACGCCGAACACATCGAAGTCGATGACGTGGTAGATGTCTTCGTTTCTGTCATGTACGCTGGCGGCGAAGAAGCGGGCATGTCGATTGTGGACGTCTCCGTCCCGACCGGGTTCGGCGTGGTGGGCGAAAGCATTGAGAAATTACGCGCGATGGAAAACATCAAGCGCGTTGAAGTCGCGGGCCGCAAGGTGATTGTCTATCTCGACAATCTGGCGTCCGGCGAGCCGTTTGATTTTAGCTTCCAGGTGTTGGCGAAGTTCCCGGTGAAGGCCGATCAGGGCGTTAGCCAGGCGTATTTATATTACGACCGCGACGTGATCGCCGAGTCGCAAGGCCGCGAGTTGGTGATTGAATAG
- a CDS encoding nitroreductase family protein: protein MSLREFRTAEFPVHDIFINRNSPRAMSGEAISDNELMSLFEAARWASSCYNEQPWRFVYAMRGSQPFQRFMNCLVEFNQTWCNNAAALIVLVSQDTFALNNNPNDWHSFDSGSAWQSLALQGSVNGLVVHGMAGFDKEKAAAAVNLPGGHSVEIMIAVGKPGPIDVLPQDMQKGETPSQRKPMKEIALEGSF from the coding sequence ATGAGTTTACGAGAGTTTCGTACGGCCGAGTTTCCGGTCCATGATATTTTTATTAACCGCAACTCGCCGCGCGCCATGTCGGGCGAAGCCATTTCTGACAACGAATTGATGTCATTGTTTGAAGCGGCGCGTTGGGCGTCTTCCTGCTATAACGAACAACCTTGGCGTTTTGTCTACGCCATGCGCGGCAGCCAGCCGTTTCAGCGTTTTATGAATTGTCTGGTCGAGTTTAATCAAACCTGGTGCAACAACGCCGCTGCGCTCATCGTGCTTGTTTCACAGGATACCTTTGCATTGAACAACAACCCAAACGACTGGCATTCATTTGATTCAGGCTCCGCCTGGCAGAGTTTGGCGTTGCAAGGTTCTGTGAATGGGCTGGTGGTTCACGGTATGGCCGGGTTCGATAAAGAAAAAGCCGCCGCTGCGGTCAACCTGCCGGGCGGGCATTCGGTGGAAATCATGATCGCTGTTGGAAAACCCGGGCCGATTGACGTTTTGCCGCAGGACATGCAAAAGGGCGAAACGCCGTCGCAACGTAAGCCGATGAAAGAAATTGCTCTTGAAGGCAGTTTTTAG
- a CDS encoding sulfatase-like hydrolase/transferase has protein sequence MVSSRRSFIKSFTIGAAITTTSKTTKAATGLPSQAKAPNILLLFPDQHRFDWLGSSTHLPVRTPNIDRLAANGVQFKNAICPSPLCAPSRACLASGNEYDRCRVPNNGANYPLDQPTFYHALHEAGYHVLGCGKLDLHKASQTWGLDGRTNLHDWGFDDGIDNAGKWDAINSGREVPKDPYMAFLHDHGLAQTHVDDFMKRRKEGKNATFATPLPEPAYCDNWIGQNGLFLLRRAPQNQPWFLQVNFTGPHDPVDITHSMSRLYEGVEFPQPNQNTQLEPEKHVEIRRNYSAMVENIDRWVGVYLNELERRGELDNTLVVFSSDHGEMLGDHNLWAKTHPYQPSVGVPLVISGPGVVDSKPNIKPVTTLDLAATFLECAGAKIPARIDSQSLWPILNGKTDKTRDFVLSGLGPWRMVDDGRFKLVVNYGKQQQTLLFDRTSDPLENNNLAKSGPAEVKRLKKLLPM, from the coding sequence ATGGTTTCTTCACGACGCAGCTTCATCAAATCATTCACTATTGGAGCCGCAATCACCACTACTTCAAAAACCACAAAAGCGGCAACGGGGCTGCCAAGCCAAGCGAAAGCGCCCAACATACTTCTCCTGTTTCCCGACCAGCATCGTTTTGACTGGCTCGGTTCTTCAACGCATCTTCCGGTACGAACGCCCAACATCGACCGGTTGGCGGCGAACGGCGTTCAATTCAAAAACGCAATCTGCCCGTCTCCACTTTGTGCGCCTTCTCGCGCCTGTCTTGCTTCGGGAAACGAATATGATCGCTGCCGCGTTCCCAATAACGGCGCGAACTACCCGCTGGACCAACCGACCTTCTATCACGCGCTTCACGAAGCGGGGTATCACGTATTGGGCTGCGGTAAACTTGACCTTCACAAAGCAAGCCAAACTTGGGGACTTGATGGACGAACAAACCTCCACGATTGGGGATTTGACGACGGTATCGACAATGCAGGCAAATGGGACGCGATCAATTCAGGCCGCGAGGTTCCGAAAGACCCCTACATGGCCTTTCTGCACGACCACGGATTGGCGCAGACTCATGTCGATGATTTTATGAAACGCCGAAAAGAAGGCAAAAATGCGACTTTCGCAACTCCATTGCCTGAACCGGCCTATTGCGATAACTGGATCGGACAAAACGGCTTGTTTCTCTTGCGCCGCGCTCCTCAAAATCAACCCTGGTTTCTGCAAGTCAATTTTACCGGGCCGCATGATCCGGTCGATATCACTCATTCGATGTCGAGACTATATGAGGGCGTCGAGTTCCCTCAACCCAATCAGAATACGCAATTGGAGCCGGAGAAGCACGTCGAAATTCGCAGGAACTATTCAGCCATGGTTGAGAACATTGACCGTTGGGTGGGCGTGTATCTCAATGAACTAGAGAGACGCGGCGAATTAGACAATACGCTGGTTGTGTTCAGCAGCGACCACGGCGAGATGTTGGGCGACCATAACCTCTGGGCGAAAACGCATCCCTATCAGCCCTCTGTCGGCGTACCGCTTGTCATCAGCGGCCCGGGCGTGGTCGACTCGAAGCCAAATATAAAACCCGTAACGACTCTCGATTTGGCGGCGACTTTTTTAGAATGCGCGGGGGCAAAAATTCCGGCTCGCATCGACAGCCAGTCGCTATGGCCGATCTTGAATGGAAAAACAGACAAGACGCGCGACTTTGTTTTGTCTGGCCTTGGCCCTTGGCGAATGGTTGATGATGGGCGCTTTAAACTGGTGGTCAATTATGGCAAGCAACAGCAAACCCTGTTGTTTGATCGAACAAGCGATCCACTCGAAAACAATAATCTCGCAAAGTCTGGACCTGCTGAAGTCAAACGCTTGAAAAAACTCTTGCCTATGTGA